The following DNA comes from Balneolales bacterium ANBcel1.
CTCCTGATCTTTATTGATGATAACGGCAGCATTTTCATCAAAGCGAATATAGCTCCCGTCCTTTCTGCGATACTCTTTTTTGGTCCGGACGAGAACAGCCCGGACGACCTCCCCTTTTTTTACAGTACCACCAGGGATAGCCGATTTGACGGAACAGATAACCAAATCACCAACACGGGCATATCTGCGCTTGGAATCACCAAGTACCTTGATGCACATCACTTTTTTAGCGCCGCTGTTGTCGGCTACAGTTAATATTGACTGTGTTTGAATCATGGCTTTAACTATCTAATCTTGCAAGAATGACTTGTTACTTGGCTTTTTCAAGGATTTCCACCAATCTCCAGCGCTTATGCTTGGATAATGGCCTGGTCTCCATAATTCGAACCAGATCACCCGGTTTGGCTTCGTTGTTTTCATCGTGTGCCAGATACTTCCGGGTTTT
Coding sequences within:
- the rplN gene encoding 50S ribosomal protein L14, which codes for MIQTQSILTVADNSGAKKVMCIKVLGDSKRRYARVGDLVICSVKSAIPGGTVKKGEVVRAVLVRTKKEYRRKDGSYIRFDENAAVIINKDQEPVGTRIFGPIARELRDKNFMRIISLAPEVL
- the rpsQ gene encoding 30S ribosomal protein S17 yields the protein MSTETTARNQRKQRTGRVVSDKMDKSITVAIERQIKHSIYGKFITKTRKYLAHDENNEAKPGDLVRIMETRPLSKHKRWRLVEILEKAK